From the genome of Natronococcus sp. CG52:
TCTAGCATCTGAACTGGATGTACCGGCCGGCGTTCGAGCAGCGCGTCCAGCTGCTCGTGACACGAGGTCCCCGAGGCGACGACCAGTCGGTCGCCCGTCTCGGGGGTGGTGAACTGTTCCTGTAACCGCTTCCTGATTTCCATACTCAGATCGTAGTACTCGCGCTTATAGCCGAAGCTGCCGGTCATCCCGCAGTACTCGACGTCTGAGGTCTCAACATCGTATCCCAGTCGCTCGAGCACCGCGGTTGTGTGTGCCTCGAGGCCGAGGGTACGCTGCTGGCAGTGGCTATGGTAGGCCAGCCGCTCGTCACCCGTCCGGAGGGAATCCGCGTCTCCATCGTTCTTGAGCAGGCCTAGACGTACTCGAGGGTCTCGTAGCTCCCTTCAGAAATTGCCTCGTAGTCGGCCGGCGTGAGGGGCTTCTCGTAGTCGCCACGGAACATCGCCAGGTCGCCGGGCTCGATCACGACGGCGTAGTCCCCGCTCTCAAGGAATGGACGGAGCGTCTCGACAACCGATTCGGCCTTCCGTTCCGCCGTCGCGATCATGCACTGAGAGAGTGGTGCACGGCCGCTTCCCGGAATATCGGGAATCCCGACGGCGACGCCGAGAGATTCAAGGACGCGAACGGCGGCTTTTCCGCGGTCGACCTGAACGTGGTACGTGTAGATGTCAGGGTAGAGGACCGCGGTCCGGTCGGCCTCGGCCGGGTCGACCTGAGAATTATGATATCAGGTCTCATGTGGTGGATGCGTTCTATTATTGTGAACAATGTCCATCTTCCCGGTCAGTGATCGCGGGAAAAGCAGTTGATATAGGTTTACAAACATACTATTGTAAAAATTGGGATAGTGTACCGTTCATTCATTCTGAACAGGATGGAGAAAACAGACCGCACATCTGACCACCATCTTCACACGGCTGCCACGACCAGTGCGAAGTCAAACCGTTCAAACACTCGGCAGGTATCAGCGAATGGTTTCAATGAATCCGTGATTTCCCCTTACTATATCCGCTCAACTGAGCACGCAGTTACCCAACGTGCGATCGAGACAGTAGTGTAAAAGCAGTTAGGATACCACTCGGTAATACTGGTCTAATTTACTACCACATCCGGGACACGAAGAGCCAGTTTCCTCACTCAAGGTGATGTTTGCAAAATCATCTCCACAGTTTTGGCATCCGTAGAGACCACACGGATGTGGTTTGAGCCAGTTGTAGAGTCGATCTAGGGCCATAAGACCCAATCCACCCTGGACTATAATAAATTATTGGGAAGGAACTGTCTGGATTAGCTAGAAGTATACTTGGCATTGTTCAGATTAGCCGATTCCAGCAGTAGGCGTAGTCTTGCAACCATATTTTGGCAATGTCTGGATCGGTATTTTTGAAGTAGTTTCTAAACTAGCAAACGGCATTTTCGATGTCGTATTCCTCGACGAGCTCAGTGAGAAAGATCAAGGAAATGCCTTCGTTTCTGGTCACAAAGAGCCAGATAAGCAGGAATTCGATAGTGCTGGGATTGACAGGCGGCGTACAGCCAATAGCGTTGATCATCGAGTGAAGTCACAGTCTCGCCGATTGCAGCGTGACCGGACTCCGTTCAGCGGCCGGCTGTAAATCCGTCTTTTCTCCCCAATTATGTACAGTGGATCGAGCCCGTTCGACACTTAAGTTCTTCAAGACAGAAACGGTATCAAAAGTGATAGTCTTTGAAAGTGGTGGATATTGAGTCACATCAGCTCGTGCGGTGTCGCTAGCGTAGACGTGGAAACTGTTGTTCCACGCTCGGCTTCAGAGTCAGAAAGGCAGTCAGTATCGTCTTCGTCACCGAAGTAGGGCCACAGATGAAGGTCTGTGTAAACCTCTACCTGCTTGGAAACCACGTCAAAAATGTCTTTGCAGAGGAACATGCTGGCGATTCATTCGATCTATTTGAGCTTGAACTTCATTCGGAGATGATACAAGACCGTGTTCCGATACGGAGAGTCCTCGCTTGCGTCACATAACGTCGAAACTGAAGCCCCATTAGCGCTGGCGCCGACGAGGACCTCATAAGGGCAGTTCCGTCGATCTCGGGGAAGACACCGAGATTGAGTTCTACATCGAGACTGTCGACAAGACAGTTAAGATGTTGATTCTTGTGGATTTCACCATCTGCTTGTTTAGTCTTAGCCACACTTTCAGCAAGCAGCCATCTCAACTACCTGTGCACCGGCAACTGAAAAGTATAGGAATGTTATTATATCTTCAGTTCCATAATTGCCATGTAGGAAGGCACCGATACTCAGGGTATGGAACGAGCTCTCGTAGTAATCGAGCCATCGCAGAAAGGACGCGAATTGACGAGAATTGCGGGCGAATTCGCCGAAGGATTGGGTGGCGAGTTAATCATCATACACGCGTTAGATGAGTCGAAATACCAGGAAGAAATTCAACGAAAGGGCCATTCTGGTGCCGAAATCAAATCAGAGAGCGATCTAATCGAGGAAGCGAGCAACACAGCAGAAGAAATCGCCACTGATGCCCTTAAGAACTATGACGTCTCGTACACCGCAGAGGGGATGGTCGGTTCCTTGCCCAACGATTTGCTTGACTTGGCAACCGAGCAAAACTGTGATCACGTGTTTATTACTGGTGAACAACGATCACCAACGGGAAAGGCAGTTTTCGGAGACATCTCTCAGAAAATACTGTTGAACTTTGATGGCCCGGTAACGACGCTTATAGCGTACGACGAGTAGCCGCTAACAACCTGTTCGGACGGATTATCAGTGGCCACTTCAAGAGTCGTCTCACGGACTGTTGTATTCACTGAATGGGCAGTCGGCACGGTCTCGAGCATAGTAGTCGAGATCGAGTTGCTCGTCTTCGGCAATTAAAAGACTGTGCTGTTCTCCTGTACTCCTCGACGCAACTCGTCGGATCTGCTGTAATCGGTAGAGACGGTCTCTAATCTCGCATGTATCAGGCCGTGAGAGCGACGGAAACGACGCGAACGAAGAGGACAGTGCTTTGCTGCTACTTCGTCGTCCTAATTGTTGTTTCTTTCTCAGCACCATTGCGAATTCGGTTCAGGGGACTTACGACTACCGATGGGAAGTCACTCGTCCTCGTCTCCGTAGTACGCTAGTGCTCGCTCGAGTTCCGCGTGGTTCTCCGCGAACGTCTCAAGGTCAATGCCGTTCATAGCCGCCTCCCATCCCTGCCGGAGGTGTTCAACTCCCGCCGCGGGACCATCCGGATGACCGAGAATCCCCCCGCCGGCCAAGTGCATTAGATCGGAATTCCCGAGTGCGTTATACGTCTTCGGTGCTTGTTTCGCCCACTGTCCCGACGAGAACACCGGAACCGCAACATCGTTCTCGTCGTCGATCGGCGTCTGAACCGCATTGGCCGACCGTATGACGGATTCATTCGACTCTGTGAACTTGTTGTCGATGCCGTTTACGTGGATGTGATCGGCCCCTGCTAACCGCAGGAATTTTTGGTAGGCATCGAACTCGAAGCCGAGCAGGGGAGATCGGGACCGCGCACCCCAGCCGTTCCGGTGGACGTGAATCGGGACCTCCGCGTGTCGTCTGAGTGCGATGAGTCCGGACAATCCGACGCTTTCGGCGCTGACCATAACGCAGTTTCCACCGGCCTCGACGACGGCATCGTGGTTTCGTTTCATTTCGTCGGTTTCTCCGGTGATATTGCATGCGTACATGACTTCACCTTCGGTTTCTTCGTGTTGGCGAATAACATCCATCACCGCGGCGGCGCGATCTTCGACGGGTGAATACGGTGGAGATGCGATCAGCTCGTCGTCTTTGATGAAATCGATTCCGGATTCGACGAGCGTCTCGACCAACTCACCGGTTTCCTGGGGCGAGAGCCCCACATTCGGTTTGATGATCGTGCCAATCAACGGTCGATCGTGAACACCGGCAAGCTCACGCGTTCCTTCAACACCGAACTGCGGACCGGGACAGCGTTCGATCACCGGTTTCGGCATTTCGACGTCGAGTAATCGGACGCCGGAGAGCTCCCGGAGTTCGAAGAGGTTTCCACCGACCGTTGTAAGGAGATTTGGAAGCGACCCACCAACATTCTGTGTGGGAAACGAAATTGTGATTTCCCCACGTTGATATGTCCCGGTTTCGCTGGCATC
Proteins encoded in this window:
- a CDS encoding universal stress protein encodes the protein MERALVVIEPSQKGRELTRIAGEFAEGLGGELIIIHALDESKYQEEIQRKGHSGAEIKSESDLIEEASNTAEEIATDALKNYDVSYTAEGMVGSLPNDLLDLATEQNCDHVFITGEQRSPTGKAVFGDISQKILLNFDGPVTTLIAYDE
- a CDS encoding ribulose-bisphosphate carboxylase large subunit family protein, whose protein sequence is MTENRFEARYRIETPYSLVEAADAIAGEQSSGTFVEVEHATADIHDRHGAIVEDVTEIECTSEPELPGADASETGTYQRGEITISFPTQNVGGSLPNLLTTVGGNLFELRELSGVRLLDVEMPKPVIERCPGPQFGVEGTRELAGVHDRPLIGTIIKPNVGLSPQETGELVETLVESGIDFIKDDELIASPPYSPVEDRAAAVMDVIRQHEETEGEVMYACNITGETDEMKRNHDAVVEAGGNCVMVSAESVGLSGLIALRRHAEVPIHVHRNGWGARSRSPLLGFEFDAYQKFLRLAGADHIHVNGIDNKFTESNESVIRSANAVQTPIDDENDVAVPVFSSGQWAKQAPKTYNALGNSDLMHLAGGGILGHPDGPAAGVEHLRQGWEAAMNGIDLETFAENHAELERALAYYGDEDE